One Balaenoptera ricei isolate mBalRic1 chromosome 16, mBalRic1.hap2, whole genome shotgun sequence genomic window carries:
- the LOC132350948 gene encoding uncharacterized protein LOC132350948, with the protein MGRSPALGRLSPSNPAARKLETLGRGLGCYQRSGGRLAAAARESSARRGVSSTNRPERGSGGGFNRPQQPHSFTTLNREKNRLHTYSLLPGRERRSEGSEGAGRLDHSFSSSALLASTRDARGGRRASRPRARYLRSALVPAPWLRRDRASPGCARGSREPRIRCLAAAAAERPARQLEGRGRRYPGRLPPSGPHQQALKGFRLTHFLDVKETFPPYKNKTPASTPGRGGSLRWTMRGRRGWTQGPPGRSAHRPPQKLQRGQQNWKVIGRDGIWLLE; encoded by the exons ATGGGAAGAAGCCCAGCCCTGGGGCGTCTGAGTCCCTCCAACCCAGCAGCCAGGAAGTTGGAAACTCTGGGAAGGGGTCTGGGATGCTATCAGAGGTCAGGTGGCAGACTAGCTGCAGCCGCAAGAGAAAGTTCCGCACGGCGTGGGGTCTCCTCCACTAATAGGCCCGAAAGAGGAAGCGGCGGGGGCTTTAATCGGCCCCAGCAACCTCATAGCTTCACTACCTTAAACCGAGAAAAAAACAGGCTTCACACCTACTCCCTCCTtccaggaagggaaagaaggagcgAAGGGAGCGAAGGAGCAGGACGACTCGACCACTCTTTCAGCTCTAGCGCTCTGCTCGCAAG CACTCGAGATGCCCGGGGAGGACGCAGAGCCTCGCGGCCGCGGGCCCGATACTTACGTTCAGCTTTGGTCCCCGCTCCCTGGCTCCGGAGAGACCGCGCGAGCCCCGGCTGCGCTCGCGGGTCCCGGGAGCCCCGAATCCGCTGTCTGGCGGCGGCTGCGGCTGAGCGTCCGGCCCGGCAATTAGAGGGACGGGGACGGCGATACCCCGGCCGGCTCCCGCCTTCCGGCCCCCATCAACAGGCTCTAAAGGGCTTCAGACTTACTCATTTCCTGGATGTCaaagaaacttttcctccttataaGAACAAAACACCCGCCTCTACTCCCGGCCGCGGAGGCTCCTTAAGGTGGACCATGAGGGGTAGGAGGGGCTGGACCCAGGGTCCGCCAGGGCGGTCTGCCCATCGACCACCCCAGAAACTCCAGAGGGGACAGCAGAACTGGAAGGTGATCGGGCGAGACGGAATCTGGCTACTGGAGTAA